The nucleotide sequence GAGTCCAGTTCGATGTGCGGGGCGGCGGCCATCGTCTTCTCCCTCACGGGCGCGCGGATTCGCGGATTCACCGGTGCCTGGGGTGGGCCGGACAGGCTCGCCCGGTTCCCCGAGGAAACCTAACATCCTCAAGTTCCCTCAGGGAACTCGGCTAGGGTTGTGTCATGACCCGTACTCCGCTCGCCGATGTGGCGTGCTCGATCGCCCGCGCCACCGATCTGTTCGGCGACGCCTGGACGGCGCTGATCATGCGGGATGTGCTCACCGGGGTCACCCGCTTCGACGATCTCGCCCATGACCTGGGCATATCGCGGAAGGTCCTGGCCGCACGGCTGTCCCGGCTGGTCGAGGAGGGGGTGCTGGTCCGGGAGCGATACCAGGAGCGTCCGCCGCGTGAGCACTATCGCGCCACCCCGAAGGGCGAGGAGCTCTATCCGGTGCTGCTCGCCCTGATGGAGTGGGGCGACCGCTGGTACGCGGGCCCCGCCGGGGCGCCGGCCCGGATCCGCCATCTCGGCTGCGGACGGGACACCACACCGGTGTCCGCG is from Streptomyces hygroscopicus and encodes:
- a CDS encoding HxlR family transcriptional regulator; this translates as MTRTPLADVACSIARATDLFGDAWTALIMRDVLTGVTRFDDLAHDLGISRKVLAARLSRLVEEGVLVRERYQERPPREHYRATPKGEELYPVLLALMEWGDRWYAGPAGAPARIRHLGCGRDTTPVSACAHCGEPLTVGNTTQLPGPGGRTGPGTRVLGPLLAAREDTPETGHPATV